The Clostridia bacterium genome contains the following window.
AATAACGGTCCTCTTGTTGGCGAAGTTTCAACGAGTCATATATCAGTGCACTATCCGCACCTGATTTGAATGCAGCGCCGAAACCGAAAAGCACCTCCGCGAAAGCAAAAACGGCAAACCGATTTCCGATAATGTAGATAAATAAGCTTATACAGCAAAGTATCCCGCCCAAAACCAAACACCATTTGCGACCCAATTTATCTGCCAACGCACCAGTGGGGACCTCAAATGCGAAAATTGCAATGGCTAAAATTGAGTCGATCAGCAAGATTTCTGTAAACGATAGTCCTTTTGCCGTTAGGTAGAGTACGATAATCGGAGTTAAAATCACTAAATCAGCAAATGCAGAGTACCAGTAATAGATTTTTTCGTTTCTATGCATATGTCCCCCTCTTTCACGCGTTTTTTACTGATTTCTCATTTCAAATTTAATCATTCTCCACTTTTATTGATTACGGACTGATCAACATCATTATAGAGCATTTTAATCCAATTATTATAATCATCATTTTATTATTTACTATATCTGCTGTCCAGCCTTTCACATAAACACTTTCCTTTGATTTCGCGTCTTACGCAATATTATACATTTCTGCCCTAAATAGCTATTTCAGTTGCCCCTTACCCGGAGTTTATGGATAATCCTGCTAATAAAAGTCAACCATAAATTTCAGAAAATATCAATATAAAAATGGGTATAGTAATGTTTAGGTGCCAGGTGCAAAGGTTATTAGGTTACTGAAATCGATGAATACAATAACCTAATAACCTCGGAGCCTGGCACTTATCTACTCCTGAAATATAGTCAGGGTAAAGAGAATAGACAGCTTCAAATTGTTTGAATGTTATTGTCCTCTGACCTGATAATCTAGCGCTATTAGTTTTTTCAGCAGCTTCGTCTACGATGATAGAATCATCGCCCCACCACGCAGTGAAATAGACAGGTGGTTTGCGAATCCTGGTAAATGAAGAAAATTCAGTTGGACTATTCCTAAGCTTCTCCAACAATAGATTTCAGGCTTGTCTGATTTCCATTTACTTTCTCCTTTGAATAAGTTGATTTTAAGAATGATGTACCAAAATTGTTGCTCAACATTCAATAGCAGATAGTTTACTATTGATAATATTGTACCGCGTACACCGGATAAGAAGTTATTGCGAAATGATGCAAATATAACCACATAACCGCTGTGCCCGGTACATATTTTATAATCATAATCCTTCACGCGATGTGGCGGTCCTATACGCGCGATTTCAGATAACGTCTTTCCATTCACGACGTTTACCCCAAAGCCGAACCCCCAAAGAAAATGTCCGTCGAATGGATTGTTAGCCGACGTTCCCATAACGTTAGGTGATAGTGACACTATATGGATAATTGCACCATATGATATACTATAAAGAAATAATATAAACTTTCCATAATATATTTCTAATTGTGTCAAAATATGGTATAATTGGGACATGTATTTTGTGGGAGGATAACGATGGATGCATTAGACTTTAATAAAATTGACAAAATTGATGAAAAAAATAAAATATTAACTTCATTATCTGGTTTAGATAGAATTAAACTACTACAATCTCAAATTAATTTAATATACAAATATTGGAATGATTCTATGATAAAAGTTAATGATAAAATTACTGCCAGTAATTCTGATTTATTTAATAAGTTATTATTTTATGACTTTGTTTTATCTCAAGCAATTTGGGCTAATAAAAAAATTGATTACCCTAAAGAAAGTCCAGACCAAATATTCCAATGGGGTATTTTAAATTGTGATTTAGGATATAATATAGGGAGCGAACAAAATAAAAAAAGACCTGTAATTGTTTTAAATAATACCTTTTTTACTAGGTCTTCAATGATGATTGTTGCACCAATAACAGGAAGTGGTAAAAAAATATATAATCCAGAGGTTCAACTATATGAGACTTCTTATAGTAAAGTGACAGGTAAAATTGATTTGTCTCAAATGAGGTCTGTAAGTTCGGATAGATTTGATTTAAAAATAACTGATAAATTAATGAGCGAAGATGAATATAAAAGTAAATATAAAGATGGAAAATATACACCAATACAGGATATAATAAGAAATAAACTTAAAAATATATTTGGTATTGTAATCTAAATACATGTATGTTATACTTTAGCTACAGTAGCGTGAGCTAACAATAAAGTATTTTAGGCACATGAGTGCAAAATAGGAAAAGACTTCTGATTAATTTCAGGAGTCTTTTTCATTATCAAAAACCAAAAAACAATCATGAAAAATAAAAATTCCTCCAATGCCCTACCCTAAAATGATGTGGAGGCTGAGGGGAATACTGTGCGTTTAGGTGCCAGGTGCAAAGGTTATTAGGTTACTGAAATCGATGATTACAATAACCTAATAACCTCGGAGCCTGGCACTTATCTACATAATGCGGATTATCTTTTTTTATTTCTTCAAAGTCATAACGCAGTTGCTTGCCTGCTTCAATGAATAAGTTTAATATCTTTTCATTCTTCTCCATAATTAACCTCACAAATAATTTGGTATTCCCTATAATCGGTAAATTCATCTGCAGCTTCCCATTATAGACACAATTACACTTCTATCAGCAAATACGTAACATATTCCCAGATATTTTTACCCCAGATAGTCAGGCCATTAAATACCGCCAGTTTTATCTGTAACTCTGCATAGATCCTACACTAAATGGTAATATTGCCTGACTCTAAACTATAGCTATATATCTAAACTAAATTCGAAATGCTCTTAGCGTAGCATAATACCCCTACTATTAATTTATAGAGTTCAATTGGTGCCTTTCAAAATCCTCCTGTACATCCATTAAGTCCCTGATAATTCGACCGCATTATTCGACTTATTTCGCAATTTACTAATCATCTAATCATTTACCTTCATATTACGGTTCTATGAATTCTCCTACATAGCTTTAATTTGAGTAAGGGCATAAAAAGAGAACCTAATCGTCAATTGACAATGAGGTTCTCTTTTTATGTTACTCTCTTGGGTATGTCTCGGAAGCATTATGTAAGGCTTGAAGTGCTTGCTCTGCAGGCATTTTTGCAATTGTTGCTGCGCACTTGTTACAAAGGGTTTTCCCTTTGCCTTTAAAAACGTCTCTGCTTCTTAAGTCACGACAAGGGTTATTGAATATTGGCACATTACATAATTCACATCGTTGATGCTGCTCATATAGACCATGCCCTTTTTCGCTGCTTTGATCATTCATACTCCTTAGCTTTACGAGCTTCATTGTTTCACTTCCTTATTGGTTTGTTATTATTTTGCCCAAATTCTTATTTACTAATATCTATATCCAATAGATGCACAAAGTACTGCAATCAAAAGAGAACCTGCATGCCCAAGGGACAATAAGGTTCTCCTTTATCTAATAAGCTTATGTTTTAGTTCTTCGAATCAGTTACTTCAAATCAAAAGGCTTTAATAACTTGTCAACTTCAATATCCTTGCCGTTATCATCCTTGACTGGGACCTTTGCGAATACCCAGCCTTCCACTTTAGCAGGGTCAACGCCTGCATCGATAAATGGCTGTGGGTTCAATACGAATACGATGTCCTTATCATTGGTA
Protein-coding sequences here:
- a CDS encoding type II toxin-antitoxin system PemK/MazF family toxin, which codes for MDALDFNKIDKIDEKNKILTSLSGLDRIKLLQSQINLIYKYWNDSMIKVNDKITASNSDLFNKLLFYDFVLSQAIWANKKIDYPKESPDQIFQWGILNCDLGYNIGSEQNKKRPVIVLNNTFFTRSSMMIVAPITGSGKKIYNPEVQLYETSYSKVTGKIDLSQMRSVSSDRFDLKITDKLMSEDEYKSKYKDGKYTPIQDIIRNKLKNIFGIVI